A single Kwoniella bestiolae CBS 10118 chromosome 8, complete sequence DNA region contains:
- a CDS encoding orotidine 5'-phosphate decarboxylase: MSPHPTTLIPYAERIKFHTNPTAIKILEIMDRKKTNLAVSVDVTSAKEALEVVRRVGASVCMVKTHCDIFEDFTPAFTEELLRLSKELDFVIFEDRKFADIGNTVSLQYSSGIHKISTWSDLTNAHSVPGPGIIAGLSKVGLPLGRGLLLLGEMSSAGSLAVGGYTEQTFKMAQDAGREFVIGFIAQNRIDKPEKIGEGEDYLIMSPGVGLSAKGDSLGQQYRTPRECVVESGADVIIVGRGIYGVEGGEEAVKSEAERYREAGWKAYEERLGRK, from the exons ATGTCACCTCACCCTaccaccctcatcccatACGCCGAACGAATCAAGTTCCACACCAACCCAACAGCTATCAAGATCCTCGAGATCATGGATAGGAAGAAGACCAACCTCGCCGTCTCGGTCGATGTTACCTCTGCAAAGGAAGCTTTGGAGGTAGTTAGGAGAGTAGGTGCGAGTGTGTGTatggtcaag ACCCACTGCGACATCTTCGAAGACTTCACCCCCGCCTTCACCGAAGAATTACTTAGACTCTCCAAAGAACTCGATTTCGTCATTTTCGAAGATAGGAAATTCGCTGATATCG GAAACACCGTCTCCCTCCAATACTCCTCAGGGATCCACAAAATATCCACCTGGTCTGACCTGACCAACGCCCACTCCGTCCCCGGACCCGGTATCATCGCAGGTCTCTCCAAAGTAGGTCTCCCCCTTGGCCGAggcctcctcctcctcgggGAAATGTCCTCCGCCGGATCCCTCGCCGTGGGAGGATATACAGAACAAACATTCAAGATGGCCCAGGATGCCGGTAGGGAATTCGTCATAGGCTTTATCGCCCAAAATCGAATTGATAAGCCTGAGAAgattggggagggagaagattaCCTTATTATGTCGCCTGGTGTTGGACTTTCCGCAAAAGGGGATTCATTAGGTCAACAATATAGGACTCCTAGGGAATGCGTGGTGGAGAGTGGGGCCGATGTGATCATTGTTGGTAGGGGGATTTATGGGGTTGAAGGTGGGGAGGAGGCGGTGAAGAGTGAGGCGGAGAGATATAGGGAGGCGGGGTGGAAGGCTtatgaggagaggttggggaggaagTAG